TGAGGTATCTTGTTCCAGCAGGCGATTCAACATCTTCTCTGCTGCGAGCGCGCAATGATCCGAACCCTCACCCTGGCTGCATTTCTCATCTGTTCTGGCGCAACTCTTCTTCCAGCCCCTGCGCAGACCTTTACGCTCCAGCAGGTCATGAGCGCTCCGTTTAACTCCGATTTACATGCCTCTCCCAAGGGCTCGCGCATAGTCTGGGTCGCCAGCCAGGAGGGCAAACGAAACCTCTGGACCGCCGAACTGAACGGATCATCGTCCGCAAAGCAGCTCACCAACTACACCGCCGATGATGGCCAGGACCTCAGCGACATCGCCTGGACTCCCGATGGAAGATCCGTCGTCTATGTGCACGGTGGAGACTTCGAGTTTCCAGGCCGGCCCGATCCCAATCCCGCCCTCATCGCCAGCGGAGTAGAACAGACCATCTTCATCGTCCCCATCGATGGCGGTCAGCCCCGTCGACTCGCAGCTGGACGCTCACCCAGTGTCTCTCCGGATGGAAAGACTCTCACCTTTCTCCATAAAGACGGCATCTGGAGCCTCCCTCTATCAGAGAACGACCCTAAGCCAGAACAGATCTTTCATGCGCGTGGGGAACTTGGCCCACCATTATGGTCGCCAGATGGACGTTACATCGCCTTTACCAGCGACCGCGGTGACCACGGTTTCATCGGTGTCTACTCCGTCAGCGAGAAGACCATCATCTACCTCGACCCGTCGACCGAAACCGACCAATATCCCGAGTGGTCACCAGACAGTCGGCAGATCGCCTTCATCCGCATCGCTGGAGAGTCCCGTCACCCGGGGGCACATCGCACCGGCGAGCCCTGGTCCATCCATACCGCAGATGTAACGACCGGAGCGGGCCACGAGATATGGCGCGCAGCAAAAGGGCAAGGCAGCGTCTTTCATGCTCTGGCTACCGAGGATCACCAACTCTTCTGGACACCCGGTGGCCATCTCATCTTCGCTTCAGAGCTCGACGGCTGGCTGCATCTCTATTCTGTTGCCGCGAACGGTGGAACAGCCACACTCCTCACTCCCGGAGACTTTGAAATCGAGCACGTTGCAACAAGTCCCGACCGCGCGAATCTAGTCTTCAGCTCCAATCAGGGTGACATCGACCGCCGACATGTCTGGCAGATTGCCGCAGACGGCCACGCCGCCCCACGACAGCTCACCAAAGGAGACGGCATCGAAGTCCATCCCGTCATAACTGATGGCGGAGCCGTTGCCGTGCTTCGCTCCGATGCACGTGTTCCGGTCCGTCCCGCACTTGTCTCCACGAACGGAGAGCTTCGCGACCTCGCACCCCAACTGGTGCCAGCAGATTATCCAGCCAACAAACTCGTGGTTCCACAACAGGTGATTCTCTCCGCGGCGGATGGTATGAAGATTCACGGTCAACTGTTCCTGCCCGCAACCGCGAACGATGGTAAGCGACACCCCGCGCTCGTCTTCTTCCACGGCGGCTCCCGACGACAGATGTTGCTGGGTTATCACTACATGGGCTACTACTCCAACGCCTATGCGATGAACCAGTATCTGGCCAGCCTCGGCTACATCGTTCTCTCGGTTAACTACCGCAGCGGTATTGGCTATGGATTGAGCTTTCGCGAAGCTCTGAACTATGGCATCAGCGGAGCAAGCGAGTACAACGACGTCCAGGGCGCAGGACTCTATCTGCGGAGCCGTTCCGATGTCGATCCAGCACGCATTGGAGCCTGGGGCGGAAGCTACGGTGGCTATCTGACAGCACTGGCCCTGGCACGCTCCTCAGACCTCTTCGCCGCAGGAGTTGATTTCCACGGAGTACACGATTGGTCTGCGCGTTTCCGCTCACAGTCCGGAGAAAACAGCGTAGACCCGAACATCGTTCGCATTGCCTTCGAATCTTCTCCCATGGCCTCCATCAAGACATGGAAATCGCCCGTACTCTTGATCCAGGGAGACGATGACCGCAACGTAGCCTTCTCCCAGACCGTCCGAATGGCAGCGGCGTTACGCGCCCAGGGAGTCGAGTTCGAGGAACACGTTTTCCCCGACGAAATCCACTCTTTCCTCATGCATCGTAGCTGGCTTACCGCCTACGGACTGACAGCAGACTTCTTCGGACGTCACTTCAATATGCCAACTTCAGATCGCCGATCTCAATAAAGAACCATCAGCTTAGCTGCGCCAGCATCTCCGTCACAGTTTGACCGAGCACCGGATGCACCCAGTCCGGAGCAATCTCAGCCAGCGGTTCCAGCACAAAACGCCGCGAATGCATCTCCGGATGAGGCAGGGTCAGCTCTGCCGTATTCAAAATCTTGTCTCCATACAGCAGCAAGTCCAGATCGATCACGCGCGGCCCTTTGGCGATCACCCGTTCGCGCCCCATCGATCGCTCAATCTCCAGCAAAGCGCGTATCAGCTCAACCGGAGTCAGTTCTGTCTCCAGAATCGCAGCCGCATTCAGGAATCGTGGTTGATCCAGGTAGCCCACCGGCTCGGTGTCGTAGAACCCCGACACAGCCCTAACCTGTCCAAGAGCCGCTAACCGTTGAAACGCCTCACGCAGGTTACCCTCTCGGTCGCCGAAACCCGAAGACAGATTCGACCCTAAAGCAATTGCCGCAGCGCCCATTAACTAGTCAAACCCGTTTAGACAGTTACCGGCTGCAGATGTGCCGGAACCCTTTCAGTCTTCATCTCCTGCGCTTCCTCGTGGCCATGCGCCAGCTCCCACGACGAACGGTCGCGCAACAGGCGTTGCACCAGGGCCGTATGCATTGCATGCCCAGCCCGTTCAGCCACAACACTGCCCTCGATACGCCTTCCCGCCAGGGCAAGATCGCCAATCAAATCCAGCACTTTGTGCCGCACAAACTCATCAGAAAATCTGAGCGGCCCGTTCTCCACCCCTGTGCGCGAAAGGATGATCGCGCTCTCATCGGAGACTCCGCGGATCAGCCCCATATTTCGGAGCATTGCCTCATCTTCCTTGAACCCAAAGGTTCGTGCCGGGGCGATCAGTTTTGCATAATCTCCCGCAGCCAGATCGATCTGCAATCTCTCATAGCCGATCGGTTCCGGGAAGTCGATGACGTAATCGATCGAGTAGCCCTCACCGGGATAAACGCCGATAAACTTCTCTCCATCCCGTACCTCAACGGGCTTCAGGATGCGCATGTACTCACGCTTGCGACGTTGCTGCTTTAAACCTGTCTCTTCAAAGGCGCGGATATACGGCAACGAGCTGCCATCGAGGATCGGTACCTCAAGGTTGTCGATCTCTACGATCACGTTATCGACGCCGTAGCCGATCAGTGCCGAGAGCAGATGCTCTGTCGTCGAGATCAGTACGCTGCCCCGCATCAGGCTGGTGGCATAACTTACCTTGGCAACGTTCCGCCCTGTCGCCGGAACTTCAAAATTATCGAGATCGGTCCTGCGGAAGACGATTCCTGAGCCCGCAGGAGCCGGGACGAATCGCATCGACACCGGTGCGCCGCTGTGTAGTCCTACTCCACAGAACTCAATCGCCGCGCGAACTGTTCGCTCAAAATGAGGGTCCGATGCCACCAGACAACTTCTCCGCTACAATCCGTCTGTTAGGTTACAGGGCTGTCAATGCCTTTTGGTGTGGCAAAAAAGACACACCTTCGCATCTCTTTCGGTTGTTTTACAAGGATTTCTTCAAGCTAAACTGTTTCCTATCAATAGGATTACAAAATGAACCCTCAGGCTATTCTCGCCAGCACGCAAACTGTACTCCCTTGGTTCCTGGACCATCTCGAGCAACTCGTCCGCGTAGAAAGCCCAAGTGAAGACCCTGCTGCAATTAACGTCGCCCAGGAGCTTGCGGCGAAGTGGGCAGTTGCATTAGGAGGCCGGGTTAAACGTCATCGGCAAAAAAAATTCGGGGATGTCTTTGAATTGAAATTCGGGGAACTTCGCTCCGACCCACGCTCTTCAAAGCAAAAGCCGATCCTCCTGCTCGGACATTTGGACACGGTCTGGCCGTTAGGTACCCTCAAATCCATGCCTTGGCGCGAAGCCGATGGCAAGATCTTCGGCCCCGGCACTCTCGACATGAAGGCCGGAGTGATGATGGCACTCGCAGCCGTCTCGGTCCTGCGCGATCTGAAACTTCTGCGCCCGATCACGCTGCTGCTGAACAGTGAAGAAGAGATCGGCAGTCCCATCTCACGCCCCATTACAGAACGGCTCGCCAAAGAGTCCTCCGCGGTCTTCGTTCTGGAACCTGCCCAAGGGCTGGCTTTGAAGACCGCGCGCAAAGGTGTGGGCCATTACGATGTGCACGTCACTGGTGTCGGGGCACACTCTGGCGTCGACTTCGAACGCGGCCACTCCGCTGTGCTTGAACTGGCGCGACAGATTGAGCGCATCTCCGGATTCACCGACCTCAAGCGCGGACTCACCGTAAACTGCGGAGTCATCTCCGGCGGAACCCGCTCCAACGTGATCGCCGCCGAAGCTCACGCCGAAGTGGACGTGCGCATCGCCCGCGCCAGCGACGAGAAGAAGGTCGATCGCCTCTTCCGTTCGTTCAAACCTATCGATCCAGCCTGCAAGCTCACCATCACCGGCGGAATCAACCGCCCCCCCATGGAGCGCAAGGCCGGAACCATCGCTCTCTTCAAACGGGCGAAACAGCTGGCTGCCGATCTGGGTTTCGATCTCGAGGAAGCTTCTACCGGTGGCGGCTCGGACGGCAACTTCACCGCCGCCTTGGGAATTCACACGCTCGACGGCATGGGAGCAATCGGCGCAGGAGCCCACGCCGCACACGAGCATATTGTGAAGGAACACATCGTTCCGCGCACGGCTCTCCTGGCCGCGATGATTGCCACTACACCTTAGACAATCATCGCACCCGGACCGGCGGAGCTATCGCGGAATCTGGTTCCAAATCGAGCGAGCCTTCGACTTCACTTTATCGGAAGCCGCAGCAGGATTCGATTGCGTCGCCGGTGTACTCGCCGCAGGAGCAGCCGTACGCGATGAATCTGCATCCGCATTGGCCGATGCTTCTTGCAGCACTGACTCAGTCGCCGGCCCATTCACACGGATCACCA
This portion of the Edaphobacter sp. 4G125 genome encodes:
- a CDS encoding S9 family peptidase, with translation MIRTLTLAAFLICSGATLLPAPAQTFTLQQVMSAPFNSDLHASPKGSRIVWVASQEGKRNLWTAELNGSSSAKQLTNYTADDGQDLSDIAWTPDGRSVVYVHGGDFEFPGRPDPNPALIASGVEQTIFIVPIDGGQPRRLAAGRSPSVSPDGKTLTFLHKDGIWSLPLSENDPKPEQIFHARGELGPPLWSPDGRYIAFTSDRGDHGFIGVYSVSEKTIIYLDPSTETDQYPEWSPDSRQIAFIRIAGESRHPGAHRTGEPWSIHTADVTTGAGHEIWRAAKGQGSVFHALATEDHQLFWTPGGHLIFASELDGWLHLYSVAANGGTATLLTPGDFEIEHVATSPDRANLVFSSNQGDIDRRHVWQIAADGHAAPRQLTKGDGIEVHPVITDGGAVAVLRSDARVPVRPALVSTNGELRDLAPQLVPADYPANKLVVPQQVILSAADGMKIHGQLFLPATANDGKRHPALVFFHGGSRRQMLLGYHYMGYYSNAYAMNQYLASLGYIVLSVNYRSGIGYGLSFREALNYGISGASEYNDVQGAGLYLRSRSDVDPARIGAWGGSYGGYLTALALARSSDLFAAGVDFHGVHDWSARFRSQSGENSVDPNIVRIAFESSPMASIKTWKSPVLLIQGDDDRNVAFSQTVRMAAALRAQGVEFEEHVFPDEIHSFLMHRSWLTAYGLTADFFGRHFNMPTSDRRSQ
- the folK gene encoding 2-amino-4-hydroxy-6-hydroxymethyldihydropteridine diphosphokinase; protein product: MGAAAIALGSNLSSGFGDREGNLREAFQRLAALGQVRAVSGFYDTEPVGYLDQPRFLNAAAILETELTPVELIRALLEIERSMGRERVIAKGPRVIDLDLLLYGDKILNTAELTLPHPEMHSRRFVLEPLAEIAPDWVHPVLGQTVTEMLAQLS
- the lpxC gene encoding UDP-3-O-acyl-N-acetylglucosamine deacetylase, with protein sequence MASDPHFERTVRAAIEFCGVGLHSGAPVSMRFVPAPAGSGIVFRRTDLDNFEVPATGRNVAKVSYATSLMRGSVLISTTEHLLSALIGYGVDNVIVEIDNLEVPILDGSSLPYIRAFEETGLKQQRRKREYMRILKPVEVRDGEKFIGVYPGEGYSIDYVIDFPEPIGYERLQIDLAAGDYAKLIAPARTFGFKEDEAMLRNMGLIRGVSDESAIILSRTGVENGPLRFSDEFVRHKVLDLIGDLALAGRRIEGSVVAERAGHAMHTALVQRLLRDRSSWELAHGHEEAQEMKTERVPAHLQPVTV
- a CDS encoding M20 family metallopeptidase: MNPQAILASTQTVLPWFLDHLEQLVRVESPSEDPAAINVAQELAAKWAVALGGRVKRHRQKKFGDVFELKFGELRSDPRSSKQKPILLLGHLDTVWPLGTLKSMPWREADGKIFGPGTLDMKAGVMMALAAVSVLRDLKLLRPITLLLNSEEEIGSPISRPITERLAKESSAVFVLEPAQGLALKTARKGVGHYDVHVTGVGAHSGVDFERGHSAVLELARQIERISGFTDLKRGLTVNCGVISGGTRSNVIAAEAHAEVDVRIARASDEKKVDRLFRSFKPIDPACKLTITGGINRPPMERKAGTIALFKRAKQLAADLGFDLEEASTGGGSDGNFTAALGIHTLDGMGAIGAGAHAAHEHIVKEHIVPRTALLAAMIATTP